Proteins from one Setaria italica strain Yugu1 chromosome V, Setaria_italica_v2.0, whole genome shotgun sequence genomic window:
- the LOC101771493 gene encoding uncharacterized protein LOC101771493 — protein MKDSQDIQSTTELQSSKQGTNEVQSQQPNPMATDAPAGDSGSLSVASNDNKKVSREDIELVQNLIERCLQLYMNKGEVVRTLSTRARIEPGFTTLVWQKLEEENSEFFRAYYIRLKLKRQIILFNHLLQHQYNLMKYPAPPSVPLAPIQNGIHHMPVSNLPMGYPVLQQPMMPAPGQPHIDPMACGLSSGHVVNGIPAPGGYHPIRMNSGNDMAVDNGVAEAPHAGVTGSAMSSEMAVSPSSVASSNHAPFTPSEIPGMNMDVSALDSTFGSDVGNAGPLQLGPDGSSRDSIKSLGQLWNFSLSDLTADLTSLGDLEALENYAGTPFLPLDSDILLDSPDQDDIVEYFADAINGSQSDEEKP, from the exons ATGAAGGATTCTCAG GATATTCAGAGCACGACAGAGTTGCAGTCatcaaaacaaggtactaatGAAGTGCAGAGTCAGCAACCAAATCCAATGGCCACTGATGCTCCTGCAGGAGATTCTGGTTCCCTGTCAGTAGCTAGTAATGACAATAAGAAGGTCTCTCGTGAAGACATTGAACTT GTACAGAATTTGATAGAGCGCTGTCTACAGCTATACATGAACAAAGGAGAAGTTGTTAGAACTCTTTCTACTCGCGCAAGAATAGAACCTGGCTTCACTACCTTAG TATGGCAGAAACTCGAAGAAGAGAACTCTGAGTTCTTTAGGGCTTACTATATACGGTTGAAATTGAAAAGGCAGATCATCTTGTTCAATCATTTATTGCAACACCAGTACAATTTAATGAAATATCCCGCACCTCCAAGTGTTCCATTGGCTCCAATACAAAATGGGATTCATCATATGCCAG TTAGCAATCTACCAATGGGGTATCCAGTACTTCAACAGCCTATGATGCCTGCTCCAGGCCAGCCTCACATAGATCCAATGGCCTGTGGTCTGTCCAGTGGTCATGTAGTGAATGGAATCCCTGCGCCAGGTGGTTATCATCCAATTCGCATGAACTCTGGAAATGA CATGGCTGTGGACAATGGTGTGGCGGAAGCACCACATGCTGGTGTTACTGGCAGTGCTATGTCATCTGAGATGGCTGTGAGTCCCTCATCAGTGGCTTCAAGCAACCATGCTCCTTTTACACCATCGGAGATACCAGGGATGAACATGGATGTATCAGCCCTAGATTCGACATTTGGATCTGATGTAGGAAATGCCGGACCTCTGCAATTAGGACCAGATGGGTCGTCAAGAGACTCCATCAAATCCTTAGGGCAGCTCTGGAATTTCAGCCTTTCCGATCTAACAGCAGATTTGACAAGCTTGGGAG ATTTGGAAGCGCTGGAGAACTACGCCGGTACCCCTTTCCTGCCTTTGGATTCTGACATCTTACTTGATTCCCCTGATCAGGATGACATAG TTGAGTATTTTGCTGACGCCATCAACGGATCTCAATCAGATGAAGAGAAACCATAA
- the LOC101772298 gene encoding endoglucanase 2, with protein sequence MASRRGGGGARGVVGRMAVLVLALALAAASEVARVAAAGHDYRQALSKSILYFEAQRSGPLPSGQRIAWRANSGLLDGKANGADLVGGYYDAGDNVKFGLPMAFTVTMMSWSVLEYGEQMEAAGELGHAMDAVKWGTDYFVKAHPEPNVLYGEVGDGDSDHDCWQRPEDMTTSRQAYRLDPQHPGSELAAETAAAMAGASLVFRSSNPGYANQLLQHSKQLFDFADKYRGRYDSSITVARKYYASSSGYGDELLWAAAWLYEATGDRRYLDYLANNADALGGTGWSINQFGWDVKYPGVQILAAKFLLQGKAGGAHADVLRRYKQKADLFACSCLGKGGSNNVRRTPGGMIYHQSWNNVQFVTSASFLLAAYADHLAAARQEAQCPSGGVRPSELLAFAKSQVDYILGSNPRATSYMVGYGATYPRQAHHRGASIVSIKADPAFVSCQAGYNSWYHRRGSNPNLLVGATVGGPDEYDNFADERDNYQQTEATTYNNAPLMGVLARLAAGHGGGRFGHSLADEVDATSMKSDNKTSTPSPSPAVEHYSPIEIEQNATASWTERSKTYHRYSVTVTNRSLKTVHELHIGISKLYGRVWGVDKARYGYVFPSWLQSLPAGKSAAFVYIQAAPPADVWVTGYKLL encoded by the exons ATGGCCagtcgacgaggaggaggaggagcgcgcggcGTGGTCGGCAGAATGgccgtcctcgtcctcgccctGGCGCTCGCCGCGGCGTCGGAGGTGGCgcgcgtggccgccgccgggcacgACTACCGCCAGGCGCTGAGCAAGAGCATCCTCTACTTCGAGGCGCAGCGCTCCGGGCCGCTCCCCAGCGGCCAGAGGATCGCCTGGCGCGCCAACTCCGGCCTGCTCGACGGCAAGGCCAACGGG GCGGACCTCGTGGGGGGCTACTACGACGCCGGCGACAACGTCAAGTTCGGCCTGCCGATGGCGTTCACGGTGACCATGATGTCGTGGAGCGTCCTCGAGTACGGCGAGcagatggaggcggccggcgagctcGGCCACGCCATGGACGCCGTCAAGTGGGGCACGGACTACTTCGTCAAGGCGCACCCGGAGCCTAACGTGCTGTACGGAGAG GTCGGCGACGGTGACTCAGACCACGACTGCTGGCAGCGGCCGGAGGACATGACGACGAGCCGGCAGGCGTACCGGCTCGACCCCCAGCACCCCGGCTCCGAGCTCGCGGCGGAAACCGCCGCGGCAATGGCCGGGGCGTCGCTCGTGTTCCGCAGCTCCAACCCCGGCTACGCGAACCAACTCCTGCAACACTCCAAGCAG TTGTTTGATTTCGCCGACAAGTACCGGGGGCGCTACGACAGCAGCATCACCGTCGCGCGCAAGTACTATGCCTCGTCCAGCGGATACGGG GACGAGCTGCtgtgggcggcggcgtggctgtACGAGGCGACCGGCGACCGGCGTTACCTGGACTACCTGGCCAACAACGCCGACGCGCTGGGCGGCACGGGCTGGTCCATCAACCAGTTCGGCTGGGACGTCAAGTACCCCGGCGTGCAGATCCTGGCCGCCAAGTTCCTCCTCCAGGgcaaggccggcggcgcgcacgCCGACGTGCTGCGGCGATACAAGCAGAAGGCGGACCTCTTCGCGTGCTCCTGCCTCGGCAAGGGCGGCTCGAACAACGTCCGGCGGACACCCGGCGGCATGATCTACCACCAGAGCTGGAACAACGTGCAGTTCGTCACCAGCGCGTCGTTCCTGCTGGCGGCGTACGCcgaccacctcgccgccgcgcgccaggAGGCGCAGTGCCCGTCCGGCGGGGTGCGGCCGTCGGAGCTCCTCGCGTTCGCCAAGTCGCAGGTGGACTACATCCTCGGGAGCAACCCGAGGGCGACGAGCTACATGGTCGGATACGGCGCGACGTACCCGCGGCAGGCGCACCACCGCGGCGCGTCCATCGTGTCCATCAAGGCCGACCCCGCGTTCGTGAGCTGCCAGGCAGGATACAACAGCTGGTACCACCGCCGGGGAAGCAACCCGAACCTGCTCGTCGGCGCCACCGTCGGCGGCCCGGACGAGTACGACAACTTCGCCGACGAGAGGGACAACTACCAGCAGACCGAGGCCACCACCTACAACAACGCGCCGCTGATGGGCGTGCTCGCTCGACTCGCCGCCGGTCATGGCGGCGGCCGGTTTGGTCACTCGCTCGCTGATG AAGTTGATGCAACATCCATGAAGAGCGACAACAAGACCTCAACGCCATCTCCTTCTCCGG CTGTTGAACACTACTCGCCCATCGAGATCGAGCAGAACGCAACGGCGTCGTGGACGGAGAGGAGCAAGACGTACCACCGGTACTCGGTGACGGTGACCAATAGGTCCCTCAAGACCGTCCACGAGCTCCACATCGGCATCTCCAAGCTCTACGGCCGGGTGTGGGGTGTTGACAAGGCGCGCTACGGCTACGTGTTCCCCAGCTGGTTGCAGTCGCTGCCCGCCGGCAAGAGCGCCGCGTTCGTGTACATCCAGGCCGCCCCGCCGGCGGATGTCTGGGTCACCGGCTACAAGCTCCTCTAG
- the LOC101771889 gene encoding pentatricopeptide repeat-containing protein At1g13040, mitochondrial has product MFLAKRPPWSSQISRLCVLHAVSWNLWWRAVRYSGGGDNATPGASVRLSELFWPARVHASSVIGQALERGRWSDSVELELERLHVDLDPFVVNLVLRGVSDSETAVRFYWWAESRPGFDHTQSAIAYILSLLFIDGDFSLLSEFLERVRSQGVALHRSLYRILLSNYVRAGKFDSVIQTFDDMVTSGCREFGVDYNRFIGVLVKNCCFDLVEKYYDMALDKGFCLTPFTYSRWISALCQSNRIELVEELLADMDRFGCFPDIWACNIYVDYLCRQNRLPDALKMLEKMGIKGTGPDVVTYTAVVGCLCDNKQFAEAVELWEEMVRRGLKPDTIACGVLIFGLCKNEKVDEAFELALRMLSLDLELNVCIYNALISGFWRSGSISKAFKIISFMRKNGCEPDVVTYNIVLNHYCDAGMVKDAEDLMKKMEMSGVNPDRYSYNQMLKGLCKAHQLDKAFAFVADHMEVGGFCDIVSCNILIDAFCKARKVNSALKLFKEMGYKGIQPDAVTYGTLINGLYGVGYHNLAEETFEQMLKAQIVPNVNLYNIMLHNLCKAGHFKQAQKIFSQMIQMEVSPDIITFNTLIYWLGKSSRAIEALDLFRDMRARGIEPDSLTFRYLISGLLEEGKATLAYEVWEYMMDNGIILDRDVSDRLINVLKLKNK; this is encoded by the coding sequence ATGTTCTTGGCCAAACGACCGCCTTGGTCGTCTCAGATTAGCAGGCTCTGCGTCCTCCACGCCGTTTCCTGGAACCTTTGGTGGAGGGCGGTGCGTtacagtggcggcggcgacaatGCCACTCCAGGGGCCTCTGTCCGGCTGTCGGAGCTTTTTTGGCCGGCGCGGGTGCACGCCAGTAGCGTTATTGGGCAAGCTCTGGAACGGGGGAGGTGGTCGGATTCtgtggagctggagctggagagGCTTCATGTCGACCTCGACCCCTTTGTTGTCAACCTGGTGCTCCGAGGTGTTTCAGACTCAGAGACGGCAGTTCGCTTTTACTGGTGGGCAGAGTCTAGGCCCGGATTTGACCATACGCAGTCCGCGATAGCATACATTTTGAGCCTGCTGTTTATAGATGGGGACTTTTCTCTGCTGTCGGAGTTCCTCGAGAGAGTGAGGAGTCAGGGTGTGGCACTGCATCGCTCTCTTTATCGGATCCTCTTGTCCAACTACGTCCGGGCAGGCAAGTTCGATTCAGTCATCCAGACATTTGATGACATGGTTACGTCCGGTTGCCGTGAGTTCGGTGTGGACTACAACAGGTTCATAGGCGTCCTGGTTAAGAATTGCTGTTTTGATTTGGTGGAGAAGTATTACGACATGGCACTTGACAAAGGTTTTTGCCTGACTCCATTCACTTATTCAAGATGGATATCTGCACTGTGCCAATCAAACCGTATTGAGCTTGTAGAGGAGCTTCTGGCGGATATGGATAGATTTGGGTGCTTTCCAGACATTTGGGCATGTAATATATATGTTGACTATTTGTGTAGACAAAATAGGTTGCCTGATGCCTTGAAGATGCTGGAGAAGATGGGGATAAAAGGAACCGGTCCAGATGTTGTCACATACACAGCAGTTGTTGGTTGTTTATGTGATAACAAGCAGTTTGCAGAAGCAGTCGAGCTTTGGGAGGAAATGGTGAGGAGGGGACTTAAACCTGATACCATTGCTTGTGGTGTATTGATATTTGGGTTGTGCAAGAATGAAAAGGTCGATGAGGCTTTTGAGCTAGCATTGAGGATGCTGAGTCTGGATTTAGAACTCAATGTCTGTATTTACAATGCCCTGATAAGTGGCTTCTGGAGATCTGGAAGCATTAGTAAAGCCTTCAAAATCATATCCTTCATGAGGAAAAACGGGTGTGAGCCAGATGTTGTCACATACAATATTGTTTTAAACCATTACTGCGACGCAGGTATGGTGAAGGACGCTGAAgacttgatgaagaagatggaaaTGAGTGGGGTAAATCCTGACCGGTACAGCTATAATCAAATGTTAAAAGGATTATGCAAAGCTCATCAACTGGACAAGGCATTTGCTTTTGTTGCTGATCATATGGAAGTTGGTGGGTTCTGTGATATTGTATCCTGTAACATACTGATTGATGCATTTTGCAAGGCAAGAAAGGTAAACTCTGCGTTGAAGCTATTCAAAGAAATGGGATATAAGGGAATACAACCAGATGCTGTGACATATGGAACTCTGATTAATGGTCTCTACGGTGTGGGATACCACAATTTAGCTGAAGAAACTTTTGAGCAAATGTTGAAGGCCCAGATTGTTCCTAATGTTAATCTGTACAATATTATGCTCCATAACCTGTGTAAAGCTGGTCATTTTAAACAAGCTCAGAAAATTTTCTCGCAGATGATTCAGATGGAAGTCTCACCAGATATTATTACTTTCAATACTCTCATATATTGGCTTGGGAAAAGCTCAAGGGCAATTGAAGCCCTTGATCTGTTCAGGGATATGAGAGCTAGAGGGATAGAACCTGATAGCTTGACGTTTAGGTATTTGATCAGTGGTCTCCTGGAGGAGGGGAAAGCTACACTAGCTTATGAGGTATGGGAATATATGATGGATAATGGCATTATTCTCGACAGGGATGTTTCGGATAGGCTGATAAATGTGCTTAAATTGAAGAACAAGTAG
- the LOC105914353 gene encoding probable protein phosphatase 2C 8, whose amino-acid sequence MSRESDVPEAARAPESMAWGTPPALYLSYGMVSLRGRRPALTDAVAAAQSFTALSPPLGLDYFAVLDGGLLGTAAAIAERIDGELRSEAPRFRGGASHDVAGWWRMVIGEAFQTVNGEVVASGGAGATALVALVLEKYIVVVKCGGGASKAVLSRGGEHVGLTPDRWPNMADEKQGVADSISNVLQTSRRSFGSSSYEPPPVTAEPDVVAVERKQAQDDFLILASDGLWGAVTAALACGLVRRRLVTTPRVARPREPPQGLADRARQGARRAGGRFMSSKSDVPAAAAATETLAWGESPALYVSYGMVADKGMRPALTSAVVAAPSFTVLSPPMGLDYFAVFDGGHLGAAAAVERLRVRLAAAISEQIDGELSSEAPRFGAAAPAHDVVVGWWKTVIQEAFRAVYEEVANDGEDAAVFGATAFVITLVLEKYTVIASSGDSKAVLCRDGEHVELTPAPDERRVNSAQDEKQSLENAASQVFAPTSKLGNFVQITLPSGSSAYNEPTGVVIPELDVVAVERKAQDDEFLILANHGLWGAVPPASACAFVRRRLGKTSRITMPWEAPVDAARGSPAAVLAKELADKALYAGSEDNVSVAIVLFKDFWAQSANK is encoded by the exons ATGTCGAGGGAGAGCGATGtcccggaggcggcgcgggcgccggagTCGATGGCATGGggcacgccgccggcgctgtACCTGTCTTACGGCATGGTCTCGCTCAggggccggcgcccggcgctGACTGATGCCGTGGCGGCCGCGCAGTCGTTCACGGCGCTGTCGCCGCCCCTGGGCCTGGACTACTTCGCGGTGCTCgacggcggcctcctcggcacggccgccgccatcgccgagCGGATCGACGGCGAGCTGCGCAGCGAGGCGCCGCGGTTTCGCGGTGGGGCGTCGCACGACGTGGCGGGGTGGTGGAGGATGGTCATCGGGGAGGCGTTCCAGACCGTCAATGGCGAGGTggtggccagcggcggcgccggcgcgacggCTCTCGTCGCGCTGGTCCTGGAGAAGTACATCGTGGTCGTgaagtgcggcggcggcgcctccaaGGCCGTGCTatcccgcggcggcgagcacgtgGGGCTCACTCCTGACCGCTGG CCAAACATGGCAGATGAGAAGCAGGGTGTGGCCGACTCCATCTCCAACGTTCTGCAGACTAGCCGTCGTTCGTTCG GGAGCTCATCGTacgagccgccgccggtgacggcGGAGCCTgacgtggtggcggtggagcggAAGCAGGCTCAGGACGACTTCCTGATCCTGGCAAGCGACGGGCTCTGGGGCGCCGTGACGGCGGCGTTGGCGTGCGGCCTCGTCCGGCGGAGGCTGGTGACGACCCCGAGGGTCGCCAGGCCAAGGGAGCCGCCGCAGGGGCTCGCCGACCGTGCTCGCCAAGGAGCTCGCCGAGCAGGCG GTAGATTCATGTCGAGCAAGAGCGacgtcccggcggcggcggcggcgaccgagACGCTGGCGTGGGGCGAGTCGCCGGCGCTGTACGTGTCGTACGGCATGGTCGCTGACAAGGGCATGCGCCCGGCGCTGACCAGcgccgtggtggcggcgccgtCGTTCACGGTGCTGTCGCCACCCATGGGCCTGGACTACTTCGCGGTGTTCGACGGCGGCCAcctcggcgcggccgccgccgtcgagcgcctGCGCGTGCGGCTGGCCGCAGCTATCTCCGAGCAGATCGACGGCGAACTTAGCAGCGAGGCCCCGCGGTTCggtgctgcggcgccggcgcacgACGTGGTTGTTGGGTGGTGGAAGACAGTCATCCAGGAGGCGTTCCGGGCCGTCTACGAGGAGGTGGCCAACGACGGCGAGGACGCGGCCGTCTTTGGCGCGACGGCGTTCGTCATCACGCTGGTCCTGGAGAAGTACACCGTGATAGCGAGTTCCGGCGACTCCAAGGCCGTGCTATGCCGCGACGGCGAGCACGTCGAGCTCACTCCCGCTCCCGATGAGCGCAGG GTAAATAGTGCACAAGATGAGAAGCAGAGCCTGGAAAACGCAGCCAGTCAAGTTTTCGCTCCCACCTCCAAGCTTGGCAACTTCGTTCAGATCACTCTCCCATCTG GGAGCTCCGCGTACAACGAGCCGACGGGGGTGGTGATCCCGGAGCTGgacgtggtggcggtggagcggAAGGCGCAGGACGACGAGTTCCTGATCCTGGCCAACCACGGGCTCTGGGGCGCCgtgccgccggcgtcggcgtgcGCCTTCGTGCGGCGGAGGCTGGGGAAGACCTCGCGGATCACCATGCCGTGGGAGGCGCCGGTGGACGCCGCCAGGGGCTCACCGGCGGCCGTGCTCGCCAAGGAGCTCGCCGACAAGGCGCTGTACGCGGGCAGCGAGGACAACGTCAGCgtcgccatcgtcctgttcAAGGACTTCTGGGCGCAGAGCGCCAACAAGTAA
- the LOC101770187 gene encoding non-specific lipid-transfer protein: protein MGRRTSRSSATLAAAAAVLVLVAAAGGASAATAAAALQCAQVAQLMAPCMPYLTGAPGMTPYGICCNSLGVLNQLAATPADRVAACSCVKAAAGGFPSVDFARAAGLPATCGLSISFTISPNMDCTQVTEEP from the exons ATGGGCCGCCGCACCAGCAGGTCGTCAGCCACcctcgctgcggcggcggcggtgctcgtcctggtggcggccgccggcggggcctcCGCTGCTACTGCTGCGGCGGCCCTGCAGTGCGCGCAGGTGGCGCAGCTCATGGCGCCGTGCATGCCCTACCTCACGGGGGCGCCCGGGATGACGCCCTACGGCATCTGCTGCAACAGCCTCGGCGTGCTCAACCAGctcgccgccacgcccgccgaCCGCGTCGCCGCCTGCAGCTGCGTcaaggccgccgccgggggctTCCCGTCCGTCGActtcgcccgcgccgccggcctccccgccACCTGCGGCCTCTCCATCAGCTTCACCATCTCCCCAAACATGGACTGCACCCA GGTTACAGAGGAACCGTAA
- the LOC101770987 gene encoding uncharacterized protein LOC101770987 → MGNMAACLVQQRAAALPAVNPKQRLVSLKLLMKAIHKMKKRPLGGSSGKAKIDSKSPSSSTTAAAAVAGADGSIGGGGVEERSKAVSNNPKGAVLRSRIHGRGGGGGLKKGAVRVKVVLTKEEAARLLSLTVGGQKTAAQIVAEIKRMEARRAANAAASAWRPALASIPEESS, encoded by the coding sequence ATGGGCAACATGGCGGCATGCTTGGTCCAACAAAGAGCCGCAGCTCTGCCGGCTGTGAACCCCAAGCAGAGGCTCGTCTCCCTCAAGCTCCTCATGAAGGCCATCCacaagatgaagaagaggccgctcggcggcagcagcggcaagGCCAAGATAGATAGCAaatcgccgtcgtcgtcgacaaCAGCGGCCGCAGCCGTCGCAGGAGCAGATGGATCAATAGGTggaggaggagtggaggagagaAGCAAGGCCGTCTCCAACAACCCCAAGGGCGCCGTGCTGAGGTCGAGGATCcatggccggggcggcggcggcggcctcaagAAGGGCGCCGTGCGGGTGAAGGTGGTGCTGACCAAGGAGGAGGCCGCGCGGCTGCTGTCGCTGACCGTCGGCGGCCAGAAGACCGCCGCGCAGATCGTCGCCGAGATCAAGAGGATGGaggcccgccgcgccgccaatgccgccgcctccgcgtggCGCCCGGCGCTGGCCAGCATCCCGGAGGAGTCGTCGTAG